The following are encoded together in the Amyelois transitella isolate CPQ chromosome 6, ilAmyTran1.1, whole genome shotgun sequence genome:
- the LOC106131277 gene encoding proton-coupled zinc antiporter SLC30A1 translates to MAMKEWLQWLPPPRSLLALLLAVAGFSGRLFASHFTHSPTLLVDACHSLCRLVGLVTTLIAYKYERADEGAGREGKLRNTFGWARIEVVGRLSVHVLFASFALALVVNALQLGVHSSHGQPPRYPKVIVGSAVIGLLLYIINYMLLAGRELSYSRRLSMTEGGGVVLKTGAGEPILTHAPTDIASSLFVIGAGLTLEWEPEAAKIADPALSAVAAIVLVIFNYPFLRSAGLVLLQTVPEGLGACELRAAALRLPGVLAIHELHVWQLHRDRVVATAHVAYASHKDYLKSSSLVCDLFKRHGIGLVTLQPEFNLASFAGTDEEKKASIEFANIACSRPCAKECTARRCCEPPRKPCITQA, encoded by the exons ATGGCGATGAAAGAATGGTTGCAATGGCTGCCGCCGCCGCGGTCTCTACTCGCCCTGCTGCTAGCGGTAGCCGGCTTCAGCGGGCGGCTGTTCGCGTCGCACTTCACACACTCGCCAACCCTACTCGTTGATGCTTGCCATTCCCTGTGCAGGCTCGTTGGCTTGGTCACAACCCTAATAGCTTATAAG TACGAAAGAGCCGACGAAGGCGCCGGTAGAGAAGGCAAGCTTCGCAATACATTCGGCTGGGCGCGTATCGAGGTGGTGGGCCGTCTTTCAGTGCACGTACTGTTCGCATCATTCGCGCTAGCGCTGGTGGTGAATGCTCTGCAGCTTGGAGTCCACTCCTCACACGGCCAACCCCCAAGATACCCGAAGGTCATCGTTGGAAGCGCCGTCATTGGCCTACTACTgtacattattaattacatgCTTTTGGCTG GTCGAGAACTTAGCTACAGCCGTCGCCTCAGCATGACGGAGGGCGGGGGGGTGGTGCTGAAGACGGGCGCCGGGGAGCCTATCCTGACGCATGCTCCTACAGACATCGCTA GCAGCCTATTCGTAATTGGCGCTGGGCTGACGCTGGAGTGGGAGCCCGAGGCTGCAAAGATTGCTGACCCAGCACTGTCCGCCGTTGCTGCCATCGTCCTGGTCATCTTTAATTACCCCTTCT TGCGTTCAGCGGGATTGGTGCTTCTGCAAACGGTGCCTGAAGGCCTGGGCGCGTGCGAGTTGCGCGCGGCTGCGCTGCGTCTTCCCGGCGTGCTGGCCATCCACGAGCTGCACGTGTGGCAGCTACACAGAGACAGGGTCGTCGCCACGGCACATGTCGCCTACGCCTCACATAAG GATTACCTGAAAAGTTCAAGCCTCGTTTGCGACCTGTTCAAACGCCACGGAATCGGTCTAGTCACTCTGCAGCCAGAGTTTAACCTTGCTTCATTTGCTg GTACAGATGAGGAGAAAAAGGCTAGCATAGAGTTCGCAAATATAGCCTGCTCCAGGCCTTGTGCCAAGGAGTGCACGGCGCGCCGCTGTTGCGAGCCCCCGAGGAAACCCTGTATCACGCAAGCCTAG